The Nocardioides campestrisoli genome includes a window with the following:
- a CDS encoding carboxyl transferase domain-containing protein: MTARLSAHDLIDLVLDEGSWSSWDTEPDHTAADEAYADQLVAAREKSGVDEAVVTGEGLLDGHRVAVVLGEFSFLAGSIGRATADRLVTAIRRATAEGLPLLGAPASGGTRMQEGTAAFVQMVRISEAIAAHKAAGLPYLVYLRHPTTGGVMASWGSTGHLTVAEPGALVGFLGPRVYEALYGKPFPEGVQTSENLYERGIVDGVIAPGAVRNILGRTLDILERPRAPLPEVADPGEEEVGDVDAWDAVTRSRRPDRPGVRRLLRYGATNVIPLNGTGQGESDPGLLFALARFGEAPCVFLGQDRRGQTTDRPMGPGALREARRGMRLAGELGLPLVTVIDTQGAALSAEAENGGLAGEIARSLEDLVTLPAPTLCLMLGEGNGGGALALLPADRVIAAQHAWLSPLPPEGASAIVHRDTEHAPEMARAQGVRALDLKRLGIVDRIVAEHPDAADEPAAFCRRVGAVLEHELIGLLARGPGTPQERAQRIR; this comes from the coding sequence GTGACCGCTCGCCTCTCCGCCCACGACCTGATCGACCTGGTGCTGGACGAGGGGTCGTGGTCCTCGTGGGACACCGAGCCCGACCACACCGCGGCGGACGAGGCGTACGCCGACCAGCTGGTCGCCGCGCGGGAGAAATCGGGCGTCGACGAGGCGGTCGTCACCGGCGAGGGGCTGCTCGACGGGCACCGGGTCGCGGTCGTGCTGGGCGAGTTCTCCTTCCTGGCCGGCTCGATCGGCCGCGCGACCGCCGACCGGCTGGTCACCGCCATCCGCCGGGCGACCGCCGAGGGACTCCCGCTGCTCGGCGCGCCCGCCAGCGGCGGCACCCGGATGCAAGAGGGGACCGCCGCGTTCGTGCAGATGGTCCGTATCTCCGAGGCGATCGCGGCGCACAAGGCCGCCGGGCTGCCCTACCTGGTCTACCTGCGGCACCCCACCACCGGCGGGGTGATGGCGAGCTGGGGCTCGACCGGGCACCTCACGGTCGCCGAGCCCGGGGCGCTGGTGGGCTTCCTGGGTCCGCGGGTCTACGAGGCGCTCTACGGCAAGCCGTTCCCCGAGGGGGTGCAGACCTCGGAGAACCTCTACGAGCGCGGCATCGTCGACGGCGTGATCGCGCCCGGGGCGGTGCGCAACATCCTCGGCCGGACCCTCGACATCCTCGAGCGGCCCCGCGCCCCGCTGCCCGAGGTCGCCGACCCGGGCGAGGAGGAGGTCGGCGACGTCGACGCCTGGGACGCGGTCACCCGCTCGCGGCGTCCCGACCGTCCCGGCGTACGCCGGCTGCTGCGCTACGGCGCGACCAACGTGATCCCACTGAACGGCACCGGGCAGGGCGAGTCCGACCCGGGGCTGCTCTTCGCGCTGGCGCGGTTCGGCGAGGCCCCGTGCGTCTTCCTCGGCCAGGACCGTCGCGGGCAGACCACGGACCGACCCATGGGGCCCGGCGCGCTGCGCGAGGCCCGGCGCGGGATGCGGCTCGCCGGCGAGCTGGGGCTGCCGCTGGTGACGGTGATCGACACCCAGGGCGCGGCGCTCTCCGCGGAGGCGGAGAACGGCGGGCTGGCCGGCGAGATCGCCCGGTCGCTGGAGGACCTGGTCACCCTGCCCGCCCCCACCCTGTGCCTGATGCTCGGCGAGGGCAACGGCGGCGGCGCACTGGCCCTGCTGCCCGCCGACCGGGTGATCGCCGCCCAGCACGCGTGGCTCTCGCCGCTGCCGCCGGAGGGAGCGAGCGCGATCGTGCACCGCGACACCGAGCACGCGCCGGAGATGGCGCGCGCCCAGGGCGTGCGGGCTCTCGACCTCAAGCGCCTGGGCATCGTCGACCGGATCGTCGCCGAGCACCCGGACGCCGCCGACGAGCCCGCCGCCTTCTGCCGTCGTGTGGGCGCGGTGCTGGAGCACGAGCTGATCGGGCTGCTCGCGCGCGGCCCGGGGACGCCGCAGGAACGGGCGCAGCGGATCCGCTGA
- the pdhA gene encoding pyruvate dehydrogenase (acetyl-transferring) E1 component subunit alpha: MHVSHHGFGPDLVEVFGPSQTDGGPELVQLLTPEGERTHHPEFDRDFSAEELRGFYRDMVLTRRIDTEATALQRHGELGIWAQLLGQEAAQIGAGRALRPQDHVFPTYREHGVAWCRGVDPLALLGLFRGVDHGSWDPAEFGFGLYTIVIGAQALHATGYAMGMQRDGVVGTGDPERDAAVVAHFGDGASSQGDVNEAFIFAASYQAPVVFFCQNNQWAISEPIERQSRIPLYQRALGFGFPGVRVDGNDVLATYAVTQAALQRARDGQGPTLVEAYTYRMGAHTTTDDPTRYRLSDDVERWKLKDPISRLEVYMRRNGLADAELVDAVKEEADELGHRLREGCKAMPDPRALDMFDHVYAEETEELRVQREGYAAYLATFEEAGR; this comes from the coding sequence ACCACCCGGAGTTCGACCGCGACTTCAGCGCCGAGGAGCTGCGCGGCTTCTACCGCGACATGGTGCTGACCCGGCGCATCGACACCGAGGCGACCGCCCTGCAGCGCCACGGCGAGCTGGGCATCTGGGCGCAGCTGCTCGGCCAGGAGGCCGCGCAGATCGGCGCCGGCCGCGCCCTGCGCCCGCAGGACCACGTCTTCCCGACCTACCGCGAGCACGGCGTCGCCTGGTGCCGCGGGGTCGACCCGCTCGCCCTGCTCGGACTCTTCCGCGGCGTCGACCACGGCTCCTGGGACCCCGCCGAGTTCGGCTTCGGCCTCTACACGATCGTGATCGGCGCGCAGGCGCTGCACGCCACCGGCTACGCGATGGGCATGCAGCGCGACGGCGTGGTCGGCACCGGCGACCCGGAGCGGGACGCCGCGGTCGTCGCCCACTTCGGCGACGGCGCCTCCAGCCAGGGCGACGTCAACGAGGCGTTCATCTTCGCCGCCTCCTACCAGGCCCCGGTGGTCTTCTTCTGCCAGAACAACCAGTGGGCGATCTCCGAGCCGATCGAGCGGCAGTCGCGGATCCCGCTCTACCAGCGGGCGCTGGGCTTCGGCTTCCCCGGCGTCCGGGTCGACGGCAACGACGTGCTGGCGACGTACGCCGTGACCCAGGCCGCGCTGCAGCGCGCCCGAGACGGCCAGGGCCCGACCCTGGTGGAGGCCTACACCTACCGGATGGGCGCCCACACCACGACCGACGACCCCACCCGCTACCGGCTCTCCGACGACGTCGAGCGGTGGAAGCTCAAGGACCCGATCTCCCGGCTGGAGGTCTACATGCGGCGCAACGGGCTCGCCGACGCCGAGCTCGTCGACGCCGTCAAGGAGGAGGCCGACGAGCTGGGCCACCGACTGCGCGAGGGGTGCAAGGCGATGCCCGACCCGCGGGCGCTGGACATGTTCGACCACGTCTACGCCGAGGAGACCGAGGAGCTGCGCGTCCAGCGCGAGGGCTACGCGGCGTACCTGGCGACCTTCGAGGAGGCCGGCCGATGA
- a CDS encoding RNA polymerase sigma factor, whose translation MTPDELARRAQGGDGEAMDRLLGELRPRVLRICQGVLPYSDDAEDACQEALISVAGKIGQWHGRGRFTTWLHVVALNSARSTYRRLKNQAVPSDVLPTERPDPRTTSVIAGTRLDLLEALETIEAEHPAFVQPLMLRDVYGLAYDEIAETLGVPLGTVKAQIHHGRRLARPLLREQV comes from the coding sequence ATGACGCCTGACGAGCTCGCCCGACGCGCCCAGGGCGGCGACGGGGAGGCGATGGATCGGCTGCTGGGTGAGCTGCGCCCGCGGGTGCTGCGGATCTGCCAGGGCGTGCTGCCCTACTCCGACGACGCCGAGGACGCCTGCCAGGAGGCGCTCATCTCCGTGGCCGGGAAGATCGGCCAGTGGCACGGGCGGGGGCGATTCACCACCTGGCTGCACGTGGTGGCGCTGAACAGCGCGCGATCGACGTACCGGCGACTGAAGAACCAGGCCGTCCCGAGCGACGTGCTGCCGACCGAGCGGCCCGACCCGCGCACCACCAGCGTGATCGCCGGGACCCGGCTCGACCTGCTGGAGGCGCTTGAGACGATCGAGGCCGAGCACCCCGCGTTCGTGCAGCCGCTGATGCTGCGCGACGTCTACGGGCTGGCCTACGACGAGATCGCCGAGACGCTGGGCGTGCCGCTGGGCACGGTCAAGGCGCAGATCCACCACGGGCGCCGACTGGCCCGTCCGCTGCTGCGCGAACAGGTCTGA
- a CDS encoding serine/threonine-protein kinase, whose translation MSHPTRLGRYQVRRRLGAGAFATVWLAVDDQLDSEVAIKVLADNWAGDAHVRRRFVEEGRFLRKVDSPYVVPVYDAGELDDGRPYLVMAYADRGTLADRLALGPVPAPEALRILVELGTGLQALHDRDVLHRDVKPGNVLLRGHDDGERAMLADLGLGKALDVSSRLTVIAGTPAYVAPEQARGEGLDARADLYSLAALAHLLLTGRPARAPESLAVAGSPPPVPPMGAAVPPAVEAAVLRALCVDREDRQASVAEFVAELTQAGRADGTLIEPARSTPARTAPARDRGLPALFAATALVLAGAGLGAWAADSARGEHRVSDTTGTLAVTVPAAWTSSVQGDGWTPPDSDQVLPALALGTDRTWRTEGQGVFAGLAEGDDLPARTPGHPECADERPGPDAPEGVDALTVVHTGCPAPAPVVVERVARVAEDRLLWVQVRSSDLAAAERALAGVELDGMAQARSGTDRR comes from the coding sequence ATGTCCCATCCCACCCGCCTCGGTCGCTACCAGGTACGCCGCCGCCTCGGCGCCGGCGCGTTCGCCACCGTCTGGCTCGCGGTCGACGACCAGCTGGACAGCGAGGTCGCGATCAAGGTGCTCGCCGACAACTGGGCCGGCGACGCCCACGTGCGGCGCCGGTTCGTCGAGGAGGGCCGTTTCCTGCGCAAGGTCGACTCGCCGTACGTCGTGCCGGTCTACGACGCGGGCGAGCTCGACGACGGCCGGCCCTACCTGGTGATGGCCTACGCGGACCGCGGCACGCTGGCCGACCGGCTCGCCCTCGGCCCGGTCCCCGCGCCGGAGGCCCTGCGGATCCTCGTCGAGCTCGGCACCGGCCTCCAGGCCCTGCACGACCGCGACGTCCTGCACCGCGACGTGAAGCCCGGCAACGTGCTGCTGCGCGGGCACGACGACGGCGAGCGGGCGATGCTCGCAGACCTGGGACTGGGCAAGGCGCTCGACGTCTCCTCGCGGCTCACGGTGATCGCCGGGACCCCGGCGTACGTCGCTCCCGAGCAGGCGCGCGGCGAGGGGCTGGACGCGCGCGCCGACCTCTACTCGCTGGCCGCTCTGGCCCACCTGCTGCTCACCGGCAGGCCCGCTCGCGCCCCCGAGTCGCTCGCGGTCGCCGGGTCGCCGCCGCCGGTGCCGCCGATGGGTGCGGCCGTCCCGCCGGCCGTGGAGGCGGCGGTGCTGCGCGCGCTCTGCGTCGACCGGGAGGACCGGCAGGCCTCGGTGGCGGAGTTCGTCGCCGAGCTCACGCAGGCGGGGCGGGCCGACGGCACCCTGATCGAGCCGGCTCGGAGCACTCCCGCCCGGACCGCTCCTGCGCGGGACCGGGGGCTGCCCGCACTCTTCGCCGCGACGGCGCTCGTGCTGGCCGGGGCGGGCCTGGGCGCCTGGGCGGCGGACTCGGCCCGGGGCGAGCACCGGGTCAGCGACACCACGGGCACGCTCGCCGTGACCGTGCCCGCCGCGTGGACGTCGTCCGTGCAGGGTGACGGGTGGACCCCGCCGGACTCCGACCAGGTGCTCCCGGCGCTGGCGCTCGGCACCGACCGGACGTGGCGGACCGAGGGCCAGGGCGTCTTCGCCGGCCTCGCCGAGGGGGACGACCTGCCGGCCCGGACGCCCGGCCACCCCGAGTGCGCCGACGAACGGCCCGGCCCCGACGCCCCGGAGGGAGTGGACGCCCTCACGGTCGTGCACACGGGCTGCCCCGCGCCCGCTCCGGTGGTGGTCGAGCGGGTGGCGCGCGTCGCCGAGGACCGGCTGCTCTGGGTGCAGGTACGCAGCAGCGACCTCGCCGCCGCCGAACGGGCGCTGGCCGGGGTGGAGCTCGACGGAATGGCCCAGGCGCGGTCGGGTACGGACCGCAGATGA
- a CDS encoding alpha-ketoacid dehydrogenase subunit beta — MSEQITLAKGLNAGLRKAMEGDPKVLVMGEDVGKLGGVFRITDGLQKDFGEDRVIDSPLAESGIVGTAVGLALRGYRPVVEIQFDGFVYPAYDQIVCQVAKMHYRSKGRSPMPMVIRIPFGGGIGAVEHHSESPEAQFAHTPGLKVVACSNPVDGYWMIQQAIACDDPVIFLEPKRQYHADKVLLDESISPDPLFSSRVVRRGEHATLLAYGPTVKTALAAADAAAVEGKSLEVIDLRTLSPLDMGPVLDSVRRTGRAVVAHEAHVNLGLGAELAARITEECFYSLEAPVLRVGGFDTPYPASRIEEEFLPDLDRVLDAVDRSLDY; from the coding sequence ATGAGCGAGCAGATCACCCTGGCCAAGGGGCTCAACGCCGGGCTGCGCAAGGCGATGGAGGGCGACCCCAAGGTGCTGGTGATGGGGGAGGACGTCGGCAAGCTCGGTGGCGTCTTCCGGATCACCGACGGCCTGCAGAAGGACTTCGGCGAGGACCGGGTGATCGACTCCCCGCTGGCCGAGTCCGGCATCGTCGGCACGGCCGTCGGCCTGGCGCTGCGCGGCTACCGGCCGGTGGTGGAGATCCAGTTCGACGGCTTCGTCTACCCCGCCTACGACCAGATCGTCTGCCAGGTCGCCAAGATGCACTACCGGTCCAAGGGCCGCTCGCCGATGCCGATGGTGATCCGGATCCCGTTCGGCGGCGGCATCGGCGCGGTCGAGCACCACTCGGAGTCCCCGGAGGCGCAGTTCGCGCACACCCCGGGCCTCAAGGTGGTCGCCTGCTCCAACCCGGTCGACGGCTACTGGATGATCCAGCAGGCGATCGCCTGCGACGACCCGGTGATCTTCCTGGAGCCCAAGCGGCAGTACCACGCCGACAAGGTGCTCCTCGACGAGTCGATCAGCCCCGACCCGCTCTTCTCCTCCCGGGTGGTGCGCCGTGGTGAGCACGCCACGCTGCTCGCCTACGGGCCGACGGTGAAGACCGCCCTCGCGGCCGCCGACGCCGCTGCGGTCGAGGGCAAGTCGCTGGAGGTCATCGACCTGCGCACGCTCTCGCCGCTGGACATGGGCCCGGTGCTGGACTCGGTACGGCGCACCGGCCGCGCCGTCGTCGCCCACGAGGCGCACGTCAACCTCGGCCTCGGCGCCGAGCTGGCGGCCCGGATCACCGAGGAGTGCTTCTACTCCCTGGAGGCGCCGGTGCTCCGGGTCGGCGGCTTCGACACGCCGTACCCGGCCTCGCGGATCGAGGAGGAGTTCCTCCCCGACCTCGACCGGGTGCTGGACGCCGTCGACCGCTCGCTGGACTACTGA
- a CDS encoding dihydrolipoamide acetyltransferase family protein produces MSEFLLPDVGEGLTEAELVSWKVKEGDTVEINEIICEIETAKSIVELPSPFAGTVLALMVAEGQTVDVGTPIISIGDAAPPAMEIDLSNPAASGGGEGESLVGRNKADRGPQRRARKGAASPASQAGAQAQLQVQGAFAPGGAQSQPVAPADEPPVPAESAAPEPVPTLTAALRALAKPPVRKLAKELGIDLSTLTPSGPRGTVSRDDVRAASVSLSAGHGGGADVGEALPETARERREPVKGVRRAMAQAMTRSAFTSPHVTEWVTVDVSATMRFLERLKTQRDFAGVRVSPTLVAARAAMLAMRRTPEINSWWDEEAQEVVYKSYVNLGIAAATPRGLVVPTIKDADSLSLLELAEALGELTATAREGRTQPAQMSGGTFTLTNVGVFGVDAGTPIINPGESAILCLGAVGKRPWVDEETGEIVARDVTTLALSFDHRHIDGEKGSRFLADVAGILRDPASALLF; encoded by the coding sequence ATGTCCGAGTTCCTGCTGCCCGACGTCGGCGAGGGCCTCACCGAGGCCGAGCTCGTCTCCTGGAAGGTCAAGGAGGGCGACACGGTCGAGATCAACGAGATCATCTGCGAGATCGAGACCGCCAAGTCGATCGTCGAGCTGCCCTCGCCGTTCGCCGGCACGGTGCTGGCGCTGATGGTCGCCGAGGGCCAGACGGTCGACGTCGGCACGCCGATCATCTCCATCGGCGACGCAGCGCCCCCCGCCATGGAGATCGACCTCTCCAACCCCGCCGCCAGCGGCGGTGGCGAGGGCGAGTCCCTGGTCGGGCGCAACAAGGCCGACCGCGGGCCCCAGCGCCGGGCGCGCAAGGGCGCGGCCTCGCCTGCCTCCCAGGCGGGCGCGCAGGCGCAGCTCCAGGTCCAGGGCGCCTTCGCCCCCGGCGGCGCCCAGTCGCAGCCGGTGGCCCCGGCCGACGAGCCGCCGGTGCCCGCCGAGTCCGCCGCTCCGGAGCCGGTGCCCACGCTGACCGCGGCGCTCCGCGCCCTGGCCAAGCCGCCGGTGCGCAAGCTCGCCAAGGAGCTCGGCATCGACCTCAGTACGCTCACCCCCAGCGGTCCGCGCGGCACCGTCTCCCGCGACGACGTCCGCGCCGCCTCCGTGTCCCTCTCTGCTGGACACGGTGGCGGCGCCGACGTGGGCGAGGCCCTCCCGGAGACGGCCCGCGAGCGCCGCGAGCCGGTCAAGGGCGTACGCCGGGCGATGGCCCAGGCGATGACCCGCTCGGCCTTCACCAGCCCGCACGTCACCGAGTGGGTCACCGTCGACGTCTCGGCGACCATGCGCTTCCTCGAGCGGCTCAAGACTCAGCGCGACTTCGCCGGCGTCCGGGTCAGCCCGACGCTGGTGGCCGCCCGGGCCGCGATGCTGGCGATGCGGCGTACTCCCGAGATCAACTCGTGGTGGGACGAGGAGGCCCAGGAGGTCGTCTACAAGTCCTACGTCAACCTCGGGATCGCGGCGGCCACGCCGCGTGGACTGGTCGTGCCGACGATCAAGGACGCCGACTCGCTGTCGCTGCTGGAGCTGGCCGAGGCGCTGGGCGAGCTCACCGCCACGGCCCGGGAGGGACGCACCCAGCCCGCCCAGATGAGCGGGGGCACGTTCACCCTCACCAACGTCGGGGTCTTCGGGGTCGATGCGGGCACGCCGATCATCAACCCCGGCGAGTCGGCGATCCTGTGCCTGGGCGCGGTCGGCAAGCGGCCCTGGGTCGACGAGGAGACCGGCGAGATCGTCGCGCGCGACGTCACCACCCTGGCGCTCTCCTTCGACCACCGGCACATCGACGGGGAGAAGGGTTCGCGGTTCCTGGCCGACGTCGCCGGCATCCTCCGCGACCCGGCGAGCGCGCTGTTGTTCTGA
- a CDS encoding serine/threonine-protein kinase, whose product MSLPSSRIGPFVVGRQIGRGGVGVVHAALPQPRLVGPEERLSGQPPAAAPEVALKLLPADLAQDRDFRSRFAREARTLARLDSPHVLPVRAYGEEGGRLYLASDLVPDGDLERMLRTHGTPPVDLALRLVSQAALGLADAHDAGLVHGGVKPANVMLRRVDEEFQACLTDFGTAHGAAGPLQPGNARWAAPELHTGAEPSVASDLYSLGCVLWTALTGSAPYDAPTEFQLASAHLGSAPRQLAGGSPLVLELNRVLTKVLDKDPSRRYTSARQLADALARARSLAGAREAPLVPAPPVGGPPVVVPVPSRPRRWRSALVGVAALVLGIVGTLAIVEGDAVGTAPAALSGGDREDEPVLNSEARAVTSIADGFVDVLLVDQENARCIAGRWVEEMGLGRLIAAGFLDSDLGYRDHDLEAVDPAIKQSLEQATQVCLS is encoded by the coding sequence GTGAGCCTGCCATCGTCCCGCATCGGCCCCTTCGTGGTCGGTCGCCAGATCGGTCGCGGCGGCGTCGGCGTGGTGCACGCGGCGCTGCCGCAGCCGCGACTGGTGGGTCCCGAGGAGCGGCTCTCCGGCCAGCCGCCCGCTGCGGCGCCCGAGGTGGCGCTCAAGCTGCTGCCGGCCGACCTGGCGCAGGACCGCGACTTCCGGTCCCGGTTCGCCCGGGAGGCGCGCACCCTGGCCCGGCTCGACTCCCCGCACGTGCTCCCTGTGCGGGCGTACGGCGAGGAGGGCGGCCGCCTCTACCTGGCCAGCGACCTGGTGCCGGACGGCGACCTCGAGCGGATGCTCCGTACGCACGGCACACCCCCGGTCGACCTGGCGCTGCGCCTCGTGTCCCAGGCGGCGCTCGGCCTGGCCGACGCCCACGACGCGGGACTGGTGCACGGCGGGGTCAAACCGGCCAACGTGATGCTGCGCCGGGTGGACGAGGAGTTCCAGGCCTGCCTGACCGACTTCGGCACCGCCCACGGCGCCGCCGGCCCGCTCCAGCCCGGCAACGCCCGCTGGGCCGCGCCGGAGCTGCACACCGGCGCCGAGCCGTCGGTCGCCTCCGACCTCTACTCGCTGGGTTGCGTGCTCTGGACGGCGCTCACCGGCTCCGCGCCGTACGACGCGCCCACCGAGTTCCAGCTCGCCTCGGCCCACCTGGGCTCGGCGCCGCGACAGCTCGCCGGCGGCTCCCCGCTGGTGCTCGAGCTCAACCGGGTGCTGACCAAGGTGCTCGACAAGGACCCGTCCCGTCGGTACACCTCGGCCCGGCAGCTGGCTGACGCGCTGGCTCGGGCCCGGTCGCTGGCCGGGGCGCGCGAAGCTCCGCTGGTGCCGGCCCCGCCCGTCGGTGGGCCTCCGGTCGTCGTCCCGGTGCCGTCCCGGCCCCGGCGCTGGCGGTCGGCCCTGGTCGGGGTGGCCGCGCTGGTGCTCGGCATCGTCGGCACCCTGGCGATCGTCGAGGGGGACGCCGTAGGCACCGCTCCTGCCGCGCTCAGCGGAGGCGACCGGGAGGACGAGCCCGTGCTCAACTCCGAGGCACGGGCGGTCACCAGCATCGCCGACGGCTTCGTCGACGTGCTCCTGGTCGACCAGGAGAACGCCCGTTGCATCGCGGGCCGCTGGGTCGAGGAGATGGGGCTCGGCCGGCTCATCGCCGCAGGGTTCCTCGACTCAGACCTGGGCTACCGGGACCATGACCTGGAGGCCGTCGACCCGGCGATCAAGCAGTCCCTGGAGCAGGCCACGCAGGTCTGCCTTTCCTGA
- a CDS encoding SDR family NAD(P)-dependent oxidoreductase: MSEPTSTASVPPLALVTGASSGIGLDLARQFAEHGFDLVVNAEDPALASAAQELRLGGAQVVEVQADLRRPDGVSQVWEAVRADGRPLAAAALNAGVGHGGRFVDTDLAHDLGIIQLNIVSTVQLAKLVLGEMVRAGEGRVLVTSSIASEMPGAFQATYNASKSFLQSFTEGLQEELTDTGVTLTLLMPGPTETEFFERADMEDTQVGRGRKDDPALVARQGYDALMAGEARVVGGRLVTRVQEAASKVLPDKVKAKMHRRMAEPDDA, from the coding sequence ATGAGCGAGCCCACCAGCACCGCCTCCGTCCCTCCCCTCGCGCTGGTCACCGGCGCCAGCAGCGGCATCGGCCTCGACCTGGCCCGGCAGTTCGCCGAGCACGGCTTCGACCTGGTGGTCAACGCCGAGGACCCGGCCCTCGCCTCGGCGGCGCAGGAGCTGCGGCTCGGCGGCGCCCAGGTGGTCGAGGTGCAGGCGGACCTGCGCCGACCCGACGGTGTCTCCCAGGTGTGGGAGGCCGTGCGCGCCGACGGCCGACCGTTGGCCGCCGCGGCGCTGAATGCCGGCGTCGGGCACGGCGGCCGGTTCGTCGACACCGACCTGGCCCACGACCTGGGGATCATCCAGCTCAACATCGTCTCCACCGTCCAGCTGGCCAAGCTGGTGCTGGGCGAGATGGTCCGCGCCGGCGAGGGCCGGGTCCTGGTCACCTCCTCGATCGCCTCGGAGATGCCGGGCGCCTTCCAGGCGACCTACAACGCGTCGAAGTCGTTCCTCCAGTCCTTCACCGAGGGGCTGCAGGAGGAGCTGACCGACACCGGCGTCACGCTCACCCTGCTGATGCCCGGCCCCACCGAGACCGAGTTCTTCGAGCGCGCCGACATGGAGGACACCCAGGTCGGCCGCGGCCGCAAGGACGACCCGGCGCTGGTCGCCAGGCAGGGGTACGACGCGCTGATGGCCGGGGAGGCCCGGGTCGTCGGCGGGCGGCTCGTCACCCGGGTGCAGGAGGCGGCCAGCAAGGTGCTGCCGGACAAGGTGAAGGCCAAGATGCACCGGAGGATGGCGGAACCGGATGACGCCTGA
- a CDS encoding HNH endonuclease, with product MKALQEAASAARLAGDPRTADQVRADVLVERVTGLDPQVPRRIDLRLVLSLASLWGECEDPGWVPGSGHLPVEVCRQLLGEAFEQHAVTVRRLFALPDDGQLVAMERPGRCFDGLLAEMIRLRDGETCRTPWCDAPIRQLDHVVPRREHGPTSFENGQGLCETCNQVKEAPGWTSWVGFAGGGPEIGAFTSSGRAYYGKPPPLPV from the coding sequence ATGAAGGCGCTCCAGGAGGCCGCCTCTGCCGCCCGGCTCGCCGGTGACCCGCGGACCGCCGACCAGGTGCGCGCCGACGTCCTGGTCGAGCGTGTGACCGGTCTCGATCCCCAGGTGCCGCGCCGGATCGACCTGCGGCTGGTGCTGAGCCTGGCCAGCCTCTGGGGTGAGTGCGAGGACCCCGGCTGGGTGCCGGGGTCGGGCCACCTGCCCGTCGAGGTCTGTCGCCAGCTGCTCGGCGAGGCGTTCGAGCAGCACGCCGTGACCGTGCGCCGCCTCTTCGCGCTGCCCGACGACGGGCAGCTGGTTGCGATGGAGCGGCCCGGCCGGTGCTTCGACGGGCTGCTGGCCGAGATGATCCGCCTGCGTGACGGCGAGACCTGCCGGACCCCGTGGTGCGACGCGCCGATCCGCCAGCTCGACCACGTGGTGCCGCGTCGGGAGCACGGGCCCACCAGCTTCGAGAACGGTCAGGGGCTCTGCGAGACCTGCAACCAGGTCAAGGAGGCGCCCGGGTGGACGAGCTGGGTCGGGTTCGCCGGGGGTGGTCCGGAGATCGGCGCCTTCACCAGCAGCGGCCGCGCCTACTACGGCAAGCCGCCACCGCTCCCCGTCTGA
- a CDS encoding LLM class oxidoreductase, with protein sequence MGLLLRSVRLPISATAAGMTPLAEVPAARTLEEARLVRTHVPNPFLPGVVPFVAPTEAAAWAVEREANEARAPWWPGVALRHRLVIGTADQVAEELVCWYAAGAVDGYHLIPPPTPHGLAPFAESVPPLLAHLARWSRAG encoded by the coding sequence ATGGGTCTTCTCCTCCGGTCCGTGCGGCTGCCGATCTCGGCGACCGCTGCGGGCATGACGCCGCTGGCGGAGGTGCCCGCGGCGCGCACACTGGAGGAGGCCCGCCTGGTCCGGACCCACGTGCCCAACCCCTTCCTGCCGGGGGTGGTCCCGTTCGTCGCGCCGACCGAGGCGGCTGCCTGGGCGGTGGAACGGGAGGCGAACGAGGCGCGAGCCCCCTGGTGGCCTGGGGTGGCCCTGCGGCACCGGCTGGTCATCGGCACCGCCGACCAGGTCGCCGAGGAGCTCGTCTGCTGGTACGCCGCAGGCGCGGTCGACGGCTACCACCTGATCCCGCCGCCGACGCCGCACGGCCTGGCCCCGTTCGCGGAGTCGGTCCCGCCCCTGCTCGCCCACCTCGCGCGGTGGTCGCGGGCCGGGTGA
- a CDS encoding PPOX class F420-dependent oxidoreductase: MSRSIATSTRVDLDGLLEFVRPRHRFLLITRKADGSPQASPVTGGVDDAGRLVVATYPERAKTRNARRTPEVDVVVVSDDWNGAWVQVTGSCEVLDATDGGEALDAFVEYFRNISGEHSDWAEYRAAMVEQGKSLLRITPTSWGPVATGGFPARLA; encoded by the coding sequence ATGTCTCGCTCCATCGCCACCAGCACCCGGGTCGACCTCGACGGGCTCCTGGAGTTCGTCCGGCCCCGCCACCGGTTCCTGCTGATCACCCGCAAGGCCGACGGCAGCCCGCAGGCCTCCCCGGTCACCGGCGGCGTCGACGACGCCGGACGGCTGGTGGTCGCGACCTACCCGGAGCGGGCGAAGACCCGCAACGCCCGGCGTACCCCGGAGGTGGACGTCGTGGTGGTCTCCGACGACTGGAACGGCGCCTGGGTGCAGGTGACCGGGAGCTGCGAGGTGCTGGACGCGACCGACGGGGGCGAGGCGCTGGACGCGTTCGTGGAGTACTTCCGCAACATCTCCGGCGAGCACTCCGACTGGGCGGAGTACCGCGCCGCGATGGTCGAGCAGGGCAAGTCGCTGCTGCGGATCACCCCGACGTCGTGGGGCCCGGTCGCGACCGGCGGCTTCCCCGCGCGCCTGGCCTGA